Proteins co-encoded in one Heptranchias perlo isolate sHepPer1 chromosome 9, sHepPer1.hap1, whole genome shotgun sequence genomic window:
- the LOC137325049 gene encoding beta-1,3-galactosyltransferase 2-like: MLQWRRRYCCLMKMTWNVKRSLFRTHIIALICLVFLFAMFLFINQHDWVTSKTWSRETGYSVSHTMRGFRSPKSTTNQSTMRSIWKETAQAHKIHTVNSSTALSPPDVTGLGDVLSANGTIYSEKRTGYIPHHQYKYIINEPNKCEGQSPFLIVLIAAEPGQTEARYAIRQTWGNESIAPGLRMVHLFLLGFRKAGGNFQQTLLEESRQYRDIIQQDFLDTYYNLTIKTLMGMNWVATYCPHAWYVMKTDSDMFVNTEYLINKLLKPVHPPRHNYFTGYLMRGYSPNRNKDSKWYMPPELYPSERYPVFCSGTGYVFSGDLAEKIFKVSLSIRRLHLEDVYVGICLAKLRIDPVPPPNEFLFNHWRVSYSSCKYSHLITSHQFQPSELIKYWNHLQQNKHNACTSMAKEKGYRGHGRYRTKKVH; the protein is encoded by the coding sequence ATGCTTCAGTGGAGAAGACGCTACTGCTGCCTAATGAAGATGACCTGGAATGTTAAACGGTCTCTGTTTCGTACTCATATTATTGCACTGATATGCCTTGTGTTTTTGTTTGCAATGTTTCTGTTCATTAATCAGCATGACTGGGTAACTAGCAAAACTTGGTCAAGAGAAACTGGTTATTCTGTTTCTCATACAATGAGGGGATTCAGGTCACCAAAAAGTACTACCAACCAGAGCACAATGAGGAGCATTTGGAAAGAGACTGCTCAAGCACACAAGATCCATACAGTGAATTCTAGcactgcactttctcctccaGATGTAACAGGATTAGGGGATGTATTGAGTGCTAATGGAACCATATACAGTGAAAAGAGAACAGGGTATATACCCCATCACCAATACAAGTACATCATTAATGAACCAAACAAATGCGAAGGACAAAGCCCATTCTTAATTGTGTTGATTGCAGCTGAACCTGGCCAAACTGAAGCTAGATATGCCATTAGACAAACCTGGGGAAATGAAAGCATTGCCCCTGGATTACGCATGGTACATCTCTTTCTCCTAGGTTTTAGAAAGGCTGGTGGCAACTTTCAACAAACTTTACTGGAAGAAAGCAGACAGTATCGTGACATTATTCAACAAGACTTTCTGGATACATATTATAATCTAACAATTAAAACTCTGATGGGAATGAACTGGGTCGCAACATACTGCCCGCATGCCTGGTATGTTATGAAGACTGACAGCGACATGTTTGTGAACACGGAGTATTTAATAAACAAACTGTTAAAGCCTGTGCATCCTCCACGTCACAACTATTTCACTGGATATCTGATGCGTGGTTATTCCCCGAATCGTAACAAAGATAGCAAATGGTATATGCCTCCGGAGCTCTACCCAAGTGAACGCTATCCAGTTTTCTGTTCGGGAACCGGTTATGTTTTCTCTGGTGACTTAGCTGAAAAGATTTTCAAAGTCTCTTTGAGCATCAGGCGTCTGCACTTAGAGGACGTCTATGTTGGAATCTGTCTTGCCAAACTAAGAATTGACCCTGTGCCACCACCCAATGAGTTCCTCTTCAATCACTGGCGAGTTTCTTATTCCAGCTGTAAATATAGCCATCTAATTACCTCCCATCAGTTCCAACCTAGTGAATTAATCAAATACTGGAACCACTTGCAGCAAAACAAGCACAACGCCTGTACCAGCATGGCAAAAGAGAAAGGTTACAGAGGACATGGCAGGTATCGCACAAAGAAAGTTCACTGA